The Collimonas fungivorans Ter331 genome has a segment encoding these proteins:
- a CDS encoding ShlB/FhaC/HecB family hemolysin secretion/activation protein yields MISGVYWLTMSYPLLAHADARSPVQGNPVDTLPKAEAPPSAPVTINIQTQAVDPALQNLLASHLTPSRFQIAGVKTLPFEQVAALFAPLANRDTTVAELLAAANKVTQMYQDQGYPLSFAFIPAQSFENNVVVVTVVEGYVKNVKIEGNPGGSEERLKRVAEQLQQERPLRRATFERVAGILSLQPGVKIVANVAPPTTTDGAADMVLTVTRRPITAGVGVDYRQPGIRGLLTASTNGLTPLGEQVTVSTLQPSGPQDEKYYAINYVQPIGTDGMLARLNWSDYRAKPENSALESQHFEEQYQTKTVRTGGSLSYPVILDNTHNLTVTGGAYAAENTQVFTPAAPYVPTPIKLSSQVRVLSAEAAWTDVKTSPEKLQQTRQLNVGIYKGVDALGAKRENSNVDLGFTRVTVQASQSNQLPGGFGMAVAVGTQYSRNILPTSEQIGFGGKLFGLAYPAGELAGDKGWGISAEINRMFPMSYTYLKSVQPYFLVDHSRIYSNAGPLIHDTLGSVALGVRFSDGRYYTLDLSLAKPVADIPVNSSSRSPRVNASYSYQLD; encoded by the coding sequence ATGATCAGCGGTGTTTATTGGCTCACCATGTCGTACCCTTTGCTGGCACATGCCGATGCGCGCAGTCCGGTGCAAGGCAACCCGGTCGACACCTTGCCTAAAGCCGAAGCGCCGCCAAGCGCGCCGGTGACCATCAATATCCAGACCCAGGCAGTCGATCCCGCGCTGCAAAACCTGCTGGCCAGCCATCTGACGCCGTCGCGTTTCCAGATCGCCGGCGTCAAGACCCTGCCGTTCGAGCAAGTGGCCGCGCTGTTCGCGCCGCTGGCCAACCGCGATACCACCGTCGCCGAATTGCTGGCTGCCGCCAACAAGGTCACGCAGATGTATCAGGACCAAGGGTATCCGCTTTCCTTTGCCTTCATCCCGGCCCAGAGTTTCGAGAACAACGTGGTGGTGGTCACGGTGGTCGAGGGTTACGTCAAGAATGTCAAGATCGAAGGCAATCCCGGCGGCAGCGAAGAGCGCCTGAAGCGGGTCGCGGAACAGCTGCAGCAGGAACGGCCGTTGCGGCGCGCCACGTTTGAACGGGTGGCCGGCATCCTCAGTCTGCAGCCGGGCGTCAAGATTGTCGCCAACGTGGCGCCGCCGACCACGACCGACGGCGCGGCCGACATGGTGCTGACGGTGACGCGGCGGCCGATTACGGCTGGAGTCGGCGTCGACTACCGGCAGCCCGGTATCCGCGGTTTGCTGACCGCCAGCACCAACGGCTTGACGCCGCTGGGCGAGCAGGTGACGGTCAGCACATTGCAGCCGAGCGGGCCGCAGGATGAAAAATATTATGCGATCAATTATGTCCAGCCGATCGGCACCGATGGCATGCTGGCCAGGCTGAACTGGTCTGACTATCGCGCCAAGCCGGAAAATTCGGCGTTGGAAAGTCAGCACTTTGAAGAGCAATATCAAACTAAAACAGTACGCACCGGCGGTTCCCTCAGTTATCCCGTGATCCTGGATAACACACATAATCTGACGGTTACAGGCGGCGCTTATGCTGCCGAAAATACTCAGGTCTTTACGCCTGCCGCTCCGTATGTGCCAACCCCCATCAAACTTAGTTCTCAAGTGAGGGTACTAAGCGCGGAAGCGGCCTGGACAGATGTCAAAACAAGTCCGGAAAAATTGCAGCAGACGCGCCAGCTGAATGTCGGCATATATAAAGGCGTAGACGCACTCGGCGCCAAACGCGAGAACAGCAATGTCGATCTCGGCTTCACCAGGGTCACGGTGCAAGCCTCGCAATCGAACCAGCTGCCAGGCGGCTTCGGCATGGCGGTGGCGGTCGGCACGCAGTACAGCAGAAATATCCTGCCGACCTCCGAGCAGATCGGCTTCGGCGGCAAGCTGTTTGGCCTTGCTTATCCGGCTGGCGAACTGGCAGGGGATAAAGGGTGGGGCATATCGGCAGAAATCAACCGAATGTTCCCGATGAGTTATACCTATCTGAAGTCGGTGCAGCCGTATTTTCTGGTGGATCACTCGCGTATCTACTCGAATGCGGGTCCTTTGATCCACGACACCTTGGGTTCTGTTGCGCTGGGGGTACGCTTTTCAGATGGCCGTTATTACACCCTGGACCTGTCGCTGGCGAAGCCGGTAGCGGACATTCCTGTCAATTCCAGCTCACGATCGCCGCGCGTGAATGCGAGCTATTCGTATCAGCTGGATTAA